From a region of the Rhipicephalus microplus isolate Deutch F79 chromosome X, USDA_Rmic, whole genome shotgun sequence genome:
- the LOC119187754 gene encoding transcription factor A, mitochondrial: MLRAWLSFRELSTKASLPCRPKRLSGYNLFLKTIWPSLKKENPGKDFRKVALIAAEKWKAVDEDTKQLYAKKARDTMVLQEKQYNEDLSSLNIEEIMASGQKAKHPLLRRRSRRLEAKVRQLKKPGLPRSAYTFFCIEARQPNRKIAEQAKVLAEKWKALSECEKQVYQRRAEEDKRRYNDDMIDWEMCMQQTGNSEILQKYFLEKYTLENVKKHLVKRLTQWEESLGG; the protein is encoded by the exons ATGTTAAGAGCGTGGCTATCTTTTCGTGAACTCTCGACCAAAGCTAGTTTACCCTGCCGTCCGAAGCGCCTGTCTGGTTATAACTTATTTCTGAAGACGATCTGGCCTTCGTTGAAAAAAGAAAACCCAG GAAAAGATTTCCGAAAGGTGGCCTTAATTGCTGCTGAAAAATGGAAGGCGGTAGATGAGGATACAAAACAG CTGTATGCCAAAAAAGCAAGGGATACCATGGTACTACAAGAGAAACAGTATAATGAAGATCTGTCCAGTTTGAATATTGAAGAGATTATGGCATCTGGTCAAAAAGCCAAGCACCCACTCCTGAGGAGAAGGAGTCGTCGTCTGGAGGCA AAGGTGCGACAGCTAAAGAAGCCAGGACTTCCTCGATCGGCATATACTTTTTTCTGCATTGAAGCCAGACAGCCCAACCGAAAAATTGCT GAACAGGCAAAAGTTCTAGCAGAAAAATGGAAAGCCCTTTCCGAGTGTGAAAAGCAG GTCTACCAGCGGAGAGCTGAAGAGGACAAAAGGCGCTACAATGATGACATGATTGACTGGGAAATGTGCATGCAGCAGACCGGAAACTCGGAAATTCTACAGAAATATTTTCTAGAAAAGTATACgcttgaaaatgtaaaaaaacaccTGGTCAAGAGACTAACACAATGGGAAGAAAGCTTAGGAGGATGA